The Engystomops pustulosus chromosome 9, aEngPut4.maternal, whole genome shotgun sequence genome includes a window with the following:
- the SPOUT1 gene encoding putative methyltransferase C9orf114 homolog isoform X2, protein MAEKRARLELDPEDKVNWRKHKAQRKEEQKKWKAAKLLKKLDKEQLQKQQEAEKLEQEREAKRESHGRPYTVSVALPGSIMDNAQSPELRTYLAGQIARACAIFCVDEIVIFDETGEGSKSVEGEFEGVGKKGHACVQLARILQYLECPQYLRKFFFPKHPDLQFAGLLNPLDSPHHMRIDEESKYREGVVLDRPTKPGKGSFVNCGMRKEVQIDKQLQAGVRVTVHMQPENPDKRVRKGTVVSPQHPRIGDGIYWGYRVRLASCLSAVFTECPFKDGYDLTVGTSERGSSVEDVTLPHFQHALVVFGGLQGLEASVDSDQNLDLEEPSILFNLYVNTCPGQGSRTIRTEEAILISLTALRPRIESAVKKLEES, encoded by the exons ATGGCGGAGAAGAGAGCCCGGCTGGAGCTG GATCCTGAGGATAAAGTAAACTGGCGGAAACATAAGGCACAAA GAAAAGAGGAGCAAAAGAAATGGAAAGCGGCAAAATTGCTGAAAAAGTTAGACAAAGAGCAACTGCAGAAACAGCAAGAAGCCGAGAAACTGGAACAAGAAAGAGAAGCGAAGAGAGAATCCCACG GTCGTCCATATACAGTGAGTGTGGCCTTACCTGGTTCCATTATGGATAACGCCCAGTCACCAGAGCTGCGTACGTACCTAGCTGGCCAGATAGCTCGGGCATGCGCCATTTTTTGTGTGGATGAGATAGTAATATTTGATGAGACGGGCGAAGGATCCAA GAGCGTGGAGGGAGAATTCGAGGGAGTTGGTAAAAAAGGGCATGCGTGTGTGCAGCTGGCACGTATCCTGCAGTACCTGGAGTGTCCACA GTATTTAAGAAAATTCTTCTTCCCAAAACATCCGGATCTGCAGTTTGCAG GACTCCTGAACCCCCTGGACAGTCCTCACCACATGAGAATCGATGAAGAGTCCAAGTACCGGGAAGGAGTTGTATTGGATCGACCCACTAAACCTGGGAAAGGCTCATTTGTGAATTGTGGAATGAGGAAG GAAGTGCAGATCGACAAACAGTTACAAGCCGGAGTCAGAGTCACCGTCCACATGCAGCCTGAGAATCCAG ACAAAAGAGTTAGAAAAGGAACCGTGGTGTCCCCGCAGCATCCGAGGATAGGGGACGgcatatactgggggtacagggtgaGGCTGGCGTCTTGTCTCA GTGCGGTTTTcacagaatgcccctttaaggatGGATATGACCTTACTGTAGGAACCTCTGAGCGGGGGAGCAGCGTGGAGGATGTGACGCTGCCACATTTCCA ACATGCTTTGGTTGTGTTTGGAGGACTTCAAGGACTGGAAGCCAGTGTGGACAGTGACCAGAACCTGGATTTAGAAGAACCTAGTATCTTATTTAACCTTTATGTGAACACGTGTCCAGGCCAGGGCAGCCGCACAATCCGGACAGAG GAAGCCATATTGATCTCACTGACCGCATTGAGACCCAGAATAGAAAGCGCAGTCAAGAAACTTGAAGAAAGCTGA
- the SPOUT1 gene encoding putative methyltransferase C9orf114 homolog isoform X1, translating into MLGVVVLQQSHPAWTVTVQCESCYWYNSDALSAHSVIINVISQLRDPEDKVNWRKHKAQRKEEQKKWKAAKLLKKLDKEQLQKQQEAEKLEQEREAKRESHGRPYTVSVALPGSIMDNAQSPELRTYLAGQIARACAIFCVDEIVIFDETGEGSKSVEGEFEGVGKKGHACVQLARILQYLECPQYLRKFFFPKHPDLQFAGLLNPLDSPHHMRIDEESKYREGVVLDRPTKPGKGSFVNCGMRKEVQIDKQLQAGVRVTVHMQPENPDKRVRKGTVVSPQHPRIGDGIYWGYRVRLASCLSAVFTECPFKDGYDLTVGTSERGSSVEDVTLPHFQHALVVFGGLQGLEASVDSDQNLDLEEPSILFNLYVNTCPGQGSRTIRTEEAILISLTALRPRIESAVKKLEES; encoded by the exons atgctgggagttgtagtcctacaACAATCACATCCTGCATGGACTGTAACTGTGCAGTGTGAAAGCTGCTACTGGTACAACAGTGATGCGTTATCTGCTCACAGTGTCATCATAAATGtcatctcacagctgagg GATCCTGAGGATAAAGTAAACTGGCGGAAACATAAGGCACAAA GAAAAGAGGAGCAAAAGAAATGGAAAGCGGCAAAATTGCTGAAAAAGTTAGACAAAGAGCAACTGCAGAAACAGCAAGAAGCCGAGAAACTGGAACAAGAAAGAGAAGCGAAGAGAGAATCCCACG GTCGTCCATATACAGTGAGTGTGGCCTTACCTGGTTCCATTATGGATAACGCCCAGTCACCAGAGCTGCGTACGTACCTAGCTGGCCAGATAGCTCGGGCATGCGCCATTTTTTGTGTGGATGAGATAGTAATATTTGATGAGACGGGCGAAGGATCCAA GAGCGTGGAGGGAGAATTCGAGGGAGTTGGTAAAAAAGGGCATGCGTGTGTGCAGCTGGCACGTATCCTGCAGTACCTGGAGTGTCCACA GTATTTAAGAAAATTCTTCTTCCCAAAACATCCGGATCTGCAGTTTGCAG GACTCCTGAACCCCCTGGACAGTCCTCACCACATGAGAATCGATGAAGAGTCCAAGTACCGGGAAGGAGTTGTATTGGATCGACCCACTAAACCTGGGAAAGGCTCATTTGTGAATTGTGGAATGAGGAAG GAAGTGCAGATCGACAAACAGTTACAAGCCGGAGTCAGAGTCACCGTCCACATGCAGCCTGAGAATCCAG ACAAAAGAGTTAGAAAAGGAACCGTGGTGTCCCCGCAGCATCCGAGGATAGGGGACGgcatatactgggggtacagggtgaGGCTGGCGTCTTGTCTCA GTGCGGTTTTcacagaatgcccctttaaggatGGATATGACCTTACTGTAGGAACCTCTGAGCGGGGGAGCAGCGTGGAGGATGTGACGCTGCCACATTTCCA ACATGCTTTGGTTGTGTTTGGAGGACTTCAAGGACTGGAAGCCAGTGTGGACAGTGACCAGAACCTGGATTTAGAAGAACCTAGTATCTTATTTAACCTTTATGTGAACACGTGTCCAGGCCAGGGCAGCCGCACAATCCGGACAGAG GAAGCCATATTGATCTCACTGACCGCATTGAGACCCAGAATAGAAAGCGCAGTCAAGAAACTTGAAGAAAGCTGA
- the ENDOG gene encoding endonuclease G, mitochondrial: MRLPPSALLSGVSLAAGVALGAGLTSWKLQDKTGPDFLYPPIVQAASEVSLPPPSSITRFGLPGLSQLKTRQSHVLSYDPRLRGPAWVLEQLNRERVQGSADRKGSEFIEDETVHPYHRATNADFRGSGFDRGHLAAAANHRWSQTAMDETFILSNIYPQNPNLNQVAWNNLEKYCRGLTKSNKNVYVCTGPLFLPRMEGDGKMYVKYQVIGTNHVAVPTHFFKVVVLEKYNGEIELRPYIMPNCPVDEKIPLDRFLVPIETIERASGLLFVPNILKSSSSLKAITAGGR, translated from the exons ATGAGGCTTCCCCCCAGCGCTCTGCTCTCGGGGGTCTCCCTGGCCGCTGGAGTTGCACTTGGCGCCGGACTCACCAGCTGGAAACTACAAGATAAGACGGGTCCCGATTTCCTCTACCCTCCTATAGTCCAGGCAGCCTCTGAAGTctccctgccccctccctctaGCATCACCCGCTTCGGTCTGCCAGGGTTGAGTCAGCTGAAGACCCGCCAATCCCACGTACTGAGCTATGACCCCAGGCTCCGGGGCCCAGCTTGGGTTCTGGAACAGCTGAATAGAGAACGTGTACAGGGCAGTGCTGACCGCAAGGGCTCCGAATTCATAGAAGACGAGACCGTGCACCCTTATCACCGGGCGACCAACGCCGACTTCCGGGGGAGTGGGTTTGACCGGGGGCATTTGGCTGCTGCGGCCAATCATAGGTGGAGCCAGACGGCAATGGACGAGACGTTTATACTGAGTAATATTTACCCTCAG AATCCAAATCTTAACCAGGTTGCCTGGAATAACCTAGAAAAATACTGCCGAGGACTAACAAAGAGTAACAAGAACGTGTATGTGTGCACCGGACCCCTGTTCTTACCCAG AATGGAAGGAGATGGGAAGATGTATGTGAAATACCAAGTCATTGGCACGAATCACGTGGCTGTCCCTACGCACTTTTTTAAGGTAGTCGTCCTGGAGAAGTACAATGGAGAGATAGAACTGCGACCCTATATAATGCCCAACTGCCCAGTAGATGAGAAGATCCCCTTAGATCGCTTTTTGGTTCCCATAGAGACTATTGAACGAGCTTCAGGTCTACTTTTTGTCCCCAATATTCTTAAGAGCTCAAGTAGCTTGAAGGCCATCACAGCGGGGGGCAGATGA